One segment of Anaerolineae bacterium DNA contains the following:
- a CDS encoding helix-hairpin-helix domain-containing protein: MNGSWLDKNRHLIFGMLLVAALGGAIAFYLRQPAQTPIEIVPVEPTLTVTPMVTPTVTPSASPTPAMVRVYVTGAVLKADVYVLPQSSIIKDAIIAAGGFAPEADPERINQALELKDQQQIHIPRQDEENPPPPVQGGANDNNPQETGGSVSMAGQRVNLNTATLDQLDTLPGIGPAIARRIIDYREKIGGFKNIEEITQVSGIGEATFAKIKDLTCVE, from the coding sequence ATGAACGGTTCCTGGTTAGATAAAAATCGTCACTTGATTTTTGGAATGCTCTTGGTAGCCGCTTTAGGGGGAGCGATAGCCTTTTATTTGCGGCAACCGGCGCAGACTCCAATCGAGATTGTACCGGTGGAACCCACGCTTACGGTAACGCCTATGGTAACGCCTACAGTAACGCCTTCAGCCAGCCCCACCCCGGCAATGGTGCGGGTATATGTTACCGGTGCGGTACTTAAGGCCGATGTTTATGTATTGCCGCAGAGCAGCATTATTAAAGATGCCATTATTGCTGCCGGCGGCTTCGCCCCAGAGGCCGACCCGGAGCGAATTAATCAGGCCCTGGAACTAAAAGACCAGCAACAAATTCACATCCCCCGGCAGGATGAGGAAAATCCACCACCGCCCGTGCAAGGTGGAGCCAATGATAATAATCCCCAGGAAACCGGCGGGAGTGTATCCATGGCCGGGCAACGGGTCAACCTTAATACCGCCACCCTTGACCAGTTAGATACTTTACCCGGCATCGGTCCGGCCATTGCCCGGCGTATTATTGATTACCGGGAAAAGATTGGTGGGTTCAAAAACATTGAAGAAATCACCCAGGT
- a CDS encoding mannose-1-phosphate guanyltransferase: protein MKAVIMAGGAGSRLRPLTIERPKPMIPIVNKPVLSHILDLLKRHQITEVMITVQYLADQIQDYAGDGSNISMNIHYCVEDTPLGTAGSVKNTQDFLDGTFLVISGDALTDINLTDLIAYHQKSKALGTLALYRLADPLDYGIINLNNEGQITRFQEKPSRGSVMSDYVNTGIYVLEPEILDFFESNVHFDFARDLFPLVHAQGYPLYGYVAKGYWCDVGNIAEYMRATANALQGDVQGLDLGRYLGDNIWTGKDVELAPDVHLEGPIYLGNSVQIKNGVVIRGPSVIRDYTVVDNEAIIDHSILWRNCYIGERVQISGAVILKQCSIKANATVFEGAVIGDGTIVGEGAVLHPSIKIWPGKEVEPGATVNSSIVWGSQGRRVLFGRFGVTGVVNIDLTPEFTAKLGAAFGATLPKGSIVTINRDVHHSSRMIKQAIISGLPSAGINVWDLGSQPIPVATYYTKVSRVEGGIHVRLSPFDERVIDILFIDHQGLNLSKNRERDIERVFFREDFRRVYLDDIGGIEYAQQVKEHYIQDFLKHLNTKAIQEAAFNLVVDFTDAPIAGVLPTILDELKCNVVALSATTTRPGETLNRSQFQAALKQLQIITTTMDAQLGMRLDPGGERIFFVDNRGYLMEGTTACAVMAEMVLQDAPGSVVAIPLNLPNVFEKIAAKYNGHIIRTEIDRNALIKATCTDNVIMAGDGKGNFIFPDFQCAVDGLMALAKMLEFLAIQKVSLGEVIDTLPPYYVAERKVSCVWEAKAGVMRLINEKFEERKDQHVINGVKIALEANEWVLIIPDPDQPCFRVTTEAESQTEAENLADEYAQIIEKISPLE from the coding sequence ATGAAAGCGGTTATCATGGCCGGCGGAGCAGGTTCCAGATTGCGCCCCCTCACAATTGAACGGCCCAAACCCATGATCCCTATTGTCAACAAACCGGTTTTGAGCCATATTCTTGACCTGCTCAAACGTCACCAGATTACCGAAGTGATGATTACAGTTCAATACCTGGCCGATCAAATTCAGGACTATGCCGGTGATGGCTCAAATATAAGCATGAACATCCATTACTGTGTTGAAGATACTCCCCTGGGCACAGCCGGCAGTGTAAAAAATACGCAAGATTTTTTGGACGGCACTTTTTTGGTGATTAGCGGCGACGCCCTCACCGACATCAACTTGACCGACCTGATTGCTTATCATCAAAAATCCAAAGCATTAGGCACATTGGCCCTTTATCGGCTGGCCGACCCGCTTGATTATGGCATCATCAACCTTAATAACGAAGGGCAAATCACCAGATTTCAAGAAAAACCCAGCCGTGGTTCGGTGATGTCTGACTATGTTAATACCGGGATTTACGTTTTAGAACCGGAAATCCTGGATTTTTTTGAAAGCAATGTTCACTTTGATTTTGCCAGAGACTTGTTCCCCTTGGTGCATGCCCAGGGGTATCCTCTCTATGGTTACGTAGCCAAAGGTTATTGGTGCGATGTGGGTAATATTGCCGAGTACATGCGAGCCACTGCCAACGCGCTCCAGGGAGATGTGCAGGGTTTGGACCTGGGGCGTTACCTGGGCGACAACATCTGGACCGGAAAAGATGTAGAACTTGCGCCGGATGTTCATTTAGAAGGGCCTATCTACCTGGGAAACTCGGTCCAGATAAAAAACGGGGTTGTTATTCGTGGCCCTTCAGTTATCCGTGATTATACCGTGGTTGACAACGAAGCCATCATTGATCATTCTATTCTGTGGCGAAACTGTTACATTGGCGAGCGGGTGCAAATTAGCGGCGCGGTTATTTTAAAGCAATGCAGCATTAAGGCCAATGCCACGGTTTTTGAAGGCGCGGTTATTGGCGACGGCACCATTGTTGGTGAAGGCGCCGTGCTGCATCCCAGTATCAAAATTTGGCCCGGCAAAGAGGTTGAACCGGGGGCCACCGTCAACAGCAGTATTGTGTGGGGTTCCCAGGGGCGGCGGGTATTGTTTGGCCGCTTTGGCGTAACCGGCGTGGTCAATATTGACCTGACCCCTGAGTTTACGGCCAAATTGGGGGCCGCGTTTGGCGCAACGCTGCCAAAAGGGTCAATTGTTACCATTAACCGCGACGTGCATCATAGCTCGCGGATGATCAAGCAGGCCATTATTTCTGGGTTACCCTCGGCGGGGATCAACGTGTGGGATTTGGGGTCGCAACCAATTCCGGTGGCTACTTACTACACCAAGGTCAGCCGGGTAGAAGGGGGCATTCACGTCAGGCTTTCGCCTTTTGACGAGCGGGTCATAGATATTCTTTTTATAGACCACCAGGGCCTGAATCTGAGCAAAAATAGAGAGCGGGATATTGAACGCGTTTTCTTCAGAGAAGATTTCCGGCGGGTTTATCTTGACGACATTGGCGGTATTGAATATGCCCAACAGGTCAAAGAACACTACATCCAGGATTTCCTGAAACACCTCAACACCAAAGCCATTCAAGAAGCCGCCTTTAACCTGGTGGTGGATTTTACCGACGCCCCTATTGCCGGCGTATTGCCCACCATTCTTGACGAATTAAAATGTAATGTGGTGGCCTTGAGCGCCACCACCACCCGGCCGGGCGAAACCCTGAATCGGTCTCAATTCCAGGCCGCCTTGAAACAATTGCAAATTATCACCACCACTATGGATGCCCAGCTAGGGATGCGGCTGGACCCAGGCGGCGAGAGAATATTCTTTGTAGATAATCGGGGCTATTTAATGGAAGGAACAACTGCCTGCGCGGTTATGGCCGAAATGGTTTTGCAAGATGCTCCCGGGAGTGTCGTTGCCATTCCCCTTAACTTGCCTAACGTATTTGAAAAAATCGCCGCCAAATATAACGGCCACATTATTCGTACCGAAATTGACCGTAACGCATTAATAAAAGCCACTTGCACCGACAACGTGATCATGGCCGGCGACGGCAAAGGCAATTTTATTTTCCCCGATTTTCAATGTGCAGTTGATGGGTTGATGGCTTTGGCCAAAATGTTAGAATTTTTAGCCATCCAAAAAGTCTCGTTGGGCGAGGTGATAGACACATTACCGCCGTATTATGTGGCCGAGAGGAAAGTATCTTGCGTATGGGAAGCCAAAGCCGGCGTGATGCGCCTGATCAATGAAAAATTTGAGGAGCGTAAAGATCAACACGTGATTAATGGGGTAAAAATTGCGCTTGAGGCCAATGAATGGGTCCTGATTATCCCCGACCCCGATCAGCCCTGTTTTAGAGTCACCACCGAAGCCGAGTCGCAAACAGAGGCCGAAAATCTGGCCGATGAATATGCCCAAATCATAGAAAAAATTTCCCCTCTGGAGTAA
- the rplL gene encoding 50S ribosomal protein L7/L12 translates to MADLEKLADQLSSLTVLEAAELTKILEEKWGVSAAAPAAMMAMPVAAAGGGEAAAEEEKTEFDVILKEVGDKKIQVIKAVRTVRTDLGLKEAKALVDEAPAKVLEAVNKEMADDAKAKLEAEGAVVEIS, encoded by the coding sequence ATGGCAGATCTTGAAAAATTGGCGGATCAACTTAGCTCGCTAACCGTCTTGGAGGCGGCTGAATTAACCAAGATTTTGGAAGAAAAATGGGGCGTTAGCGCCGCCGCGCCAGCGGCCATGATGGCGATGCCTGTTGCGGCTGCCGGCGGCGGTGAAGCCGCAGCAGAAGAAGAAAAGACTGAATTTGACGTCATCTTAAAAGAAGTAGGCGACAAGAAAATTCAGGTCATCAAGGCCGTGCGTACAGTCCGTACAGATTTGGGCTTAAAAGAGGCCAAAGCCCTGGTTGACGAAGCTCCGGCTAAAGTGCTGGAAGCGGTCAACAAGGAAATGGCCGATGACGCCAAGGCCAAACTTGAAGCCGAAGGCGCGGTTGTGGAAATTAGCTAG
- the rplJ gene encoding 50S ribosomal protein L10 produces the protein MAISRAKKEELVQQYVKKLSGSEAVIITDYRGLKVSDLQQLRAKIREVEGSFSIVKNTLAQRALTEAGLPVPEALLVGPVGIGFCGSNIPAVAKAIADFAKTNELLAVKGGLMGNKVIDEAAVQSLAKLPSLETLRAQLLGLINAPASQLVGVLSGSVRQVVNVIHAYSEQGSEAPAEA, from the coding sequence TTGGCTATTTCTCGAGCAAAAAAAGAAGAGTTGGTTCAACAATATGTAAAAAAATTGAGCGGCAGTGAGGCAGTAATTATTACCGATTACCGGGGATTAAAGGTTAGCGACTTACAACAACTTCGAGCAAAAATCCGCGAGGTAGAGGGCAGTTTTTCAATTGTAAAAAACACCCTGGCCCAACGCGCCTTAACCGAAGCCGGATTGCCTGTACCGGAAGCATTGCTGGTTGGCCCGGTGGGCATTGGTTTTTGCGGTAGCAATATCCCCGCCGTAGCCAAGGCGATTGCGGACTTTGCCAAGACAAATGAGTTGCTGGCAGTTAAAGGCGGCTTAATGGGCAATAAAGTTATTGATGAAGCCGCCGTACAAAGCCTGGCCAAATTGCCTTCGCTGGAAACGCTGCGGGCGCAATTGCTGGGTCTCATCAATGCTCCGGCCTCGCAATTGGTGGGCGTTTTGAGCGGCAGTGTTCGCCAGGTGGTCAATGTTATCCATGCCTATTCAGAACAAGGCTCAGAAGCGCCGGCAGAAGCCTGA